Proteins from a genomic interval of Verrucomicrobiota bacterium:
- the rlmN gene encoding 23S rRNA (adenine(2503)-C(2))-methyltransferase RlmN, with protein sequence MRTIMLSGIKSVTRDELESLFSSWGWPAYRAAQVQRWLYHRRVSDWDQMSDLPLAFREKLRGQFGLLPLKLFCTQGLRGATVKFLWQLADQSLIESVLIPASPGLYGEASDRRTLCVSTQVGCAYGCKFCASGLQGWKRHLTVDEMVEQVVAAERWYAQNAPAEAAVTPGKDRAIDNLVIMGMGEPLANYENLLKALIICNAPWGCGIGARKITISTSGLVPQILQLAREPMQFRLAISLHGATDEVRAKLMPVNRKYPLAKLAEACEAYVRCKGKLITFEYILIAGVNDGLEQVLPLSRLAKKLHAKINLIPYNHVPELAWERPSEERCLAFLRGLEAESVTVSMRQEKGQDIDAACGQLRLRALKEMAGSAVPEKTSTDSPTPVS encoded by the coding sequence GTGCGCACCATCATGCTTTCGGGAATTAAATCCGTTACTCGCGACGAGCTGGAGTCCCTATTCTCTTCCTGGGGTTGGCCGGCCTATCGCGCCGCCCAAGTGCAGCGCTGGCTGTATCATCGGCGCGTGTCGGATTGGGATCAGATGAGTGATCTGCCACTGGCCTTCCGCGAAAAGCTGCGCGGCCAGTTCGGCCTTCTGCCGCTGAAGTTATTCTGCACCCAGGGGTTGCGGGGAGCCACCGTGAAGTTCCTCTGGCAGCTCGCGGATCAATCCCTGATCGAAAGCGTTCTGATTCCTGCCAGTCCCGGCCTGTATGGCGAGGCCAGTGATCGCCGCACCCTGTGCGTTTCCACCCAAGTGGGCTGCGCGTATGGGTGCAAGTTTTGCGCGAGCGGGCTTCAGGGATGGAAGCGCCATCTGACGGTGGATGAAATGGTTGAGCAGGTGGTGGCGGCGGAGCGCTGGTATGCGCAAAACGCCCCGGCGGAAGCGGCGGTCACCCCGGGTAAAGACCGGGCGATTGACAACCTGGTCATCATGGGCATGGGCGAACCCCTGGCCAACTATGAAAACCTGCTCAAGGCGCTGATCATCTGCAATGCGCCTTGGGGCTGCGGCATTGGCGCCCGAAAGATAACAATTTCCACCAGCGGTCTGGTGCCCCAGATTCTGCAACTGGCCAGGGAACCAATGCAGTTTCGACTGGCGATTTCTTTGCATGGCGCCACGGATGAAGTACGAGCCAAACTGATGCCTGTCAATCGCAAGTATCCGCTCGCCAAACTGGCCGAGGCCTGCGAGGCATACGTGCGCTGCAAGGGCAAGCTGATCACCTTCGAGTACATTCTCATTGCCGGTGTCAACGATGGTTTGGAACAAGTGCTGCCGCTTTCCCGCCTGGCCAAAAAACTCCACGCCAAGATCAACTTGATTCCTTATAATCACGTCCCGGAACTGGCTTGGGAGCGTCCCTCGGAGGAACGATGCCTGGCGTTTTTACGCGGGCTGGAGGCGGAGAGTGTAACCGTAAGCATGCGACAGGAAAAGGGGCAGGACATTGATGCCGCCTGTGGTCAGTTGCGTTTGCGTGCCCTCAAGGAAATGGCAGGGAGTGCGGTGCCGGAAAAAACCTCAACGGATTCGCCAACGCCGGTTTCATGA
- a CDS encoding 4Fe-4S dicluster domain-containing protein, with amino-acid sequence MFSAAKLQEALLCLRAGQVTLPYPAQARPLPERFRGRPIFNAAKCIGCAGCANNCPAREILVFDPCQEIRILKYLGRRCTYCGRCADVCPEKAITMSQEYENATNAIGDIQQNLELFMSTCQRCGRCFKEPTPLEQLKMKGYRFDDLQNERWVYRSRSYLNKPSETGDIELELD; translated from the coding sequence ATGTTTTCCGCCGCTAAATTGCAGGAAGCGCTCTTGTGTCTCCGGGCCGGCCAGGTCACCCTGCCCTACCCGGCGCAAGCCCGGCCATTGCCCGAACGGTTTCGCGGCCGTCCGATTTTCAATGCCGCGAAGTGCATCGGCTGCGCCGGTTGCGCGAACAACTGTCCGGCGCGCGAAATTTTGGTGTTTGATCCGTGCCAGGAGATTCGGATTCTGAAATATCTCGGCCGCCGCTGCACCTACTGCGGGCGCTGCGCGGATGTCTGCCCCGAAAAGGCGATCACCATGAGCCAGGAATATGAGAACGCCACCAACGCCATCGGGGACATTCAGCAAAATCTGGAATTATTCATGAGCACCTGCCAACGGTGCGGGCGCTGCTTCAAGGAACCGACCCCGCTGGAACAGTTGAAGATGAAAGGGTATCGCTTCGACGATCTGCAAAACGAGCGCTGGGTGTATCGCTCCCGAAGCTACCTGAACAAACCCTCCGAGACGGGCGACATCGAACTCGAACTGGATTAA
- a CDS encoding rhodanese-like domain-containing protein, translating to MNLQISPRELALLLNSGVPPRLLDVRQPEEHAIVALPESRLIPLDELSMRLDELADWKDADLVVYCHHGIRSMHALAILQRHGFLRVQNLSGGIDRWSQEVDPRAPRY from the coding sequence ATGAATTTGCAGATTTCTCCCCGGGAACTGGCATTGCTCCTGAATTCCGGGGTGCCGCCCCGCTTGCTTGATGTCCGGCAGCCCGAGGAGCACGCGATTGTCGCCCTGCCCGAATCGCGGCTGATTCCGTTGGATGAACTGTCCATGCGACTGGATGAATTGGCGGATTGGAAGGACGCCGATTTGGTGGTGTATTGCCATCACGGCATTCGCAGCATGCACGCCTTGGCCATCCTCCAGCGTCATGGGTTTCTCCGCGTGCAGAACCTTTCGGGCGGCATTGACCGCTGGAGTCAGGAAGTGGACCCGCGCGCTCCTCGCTACTGA
- a CDS encoding sigma-54 dependent transcriptional regulator, which translates to MAETDVSEKDPRVLVVDDDLHFLELYKRILRRQNVALDTASCGAEGLALAQAKEYAAILLDISLGDMDGFEVARQIRANPKAKHTPILFLTAHRQDQLGMEEGYAIGAVDYLFKPFNPLALQTKVDFFIELFLKSKRLEVLVKERTREIVRLKEQLEAENVYLREEIKTISHHEILGCSKAIQRVLAAVKQVAGTPTTVLVLGETGSGKELLARAIHEQSPRQPRSMVKVNCAALPTNLIESELFGREKGAFTGAHTSAAGRFELADGSSLFLDEIGELPLELQTKLLRVLQEGQFERVGSTKTLKVDVRLITATNRDLGRAVREGRFREDLYYRLNVFPITVPPLRERREDIPILVRAFVQEFATRMSKRIQTIPRKALDMLTQYNWPGNVRELRNIVERAMILSPGPALQVELPQFANYPDPVSGRLKDVERDHILAVLDKVNWRIRGSQGAAEILALKPTTLEARMKKLGLERIKR; encoded by the coding sequence ATGGCTGAAACGGATGTTTCGGAAAAAGATCCACGGGTGCTGGTGGTGGACGATGACCTCCACTTCTTGGAGCTATATAAACGCATTTTGCGTCGGCAAAATGTGGCGTTGGATACCGCCAGTTGCGGGGCGGAAGGTTTGGCTTTGGCCCAGGCCAAGGAATATGCCGCGATCTTGCTGGACATTTCGCTGGGCGATATGGATGGGTTCGAGGTGGCCCGCCAGATTCGAGCCAATCCGAAGGCGAAACATACCCCGATTCTTTTTCTGACCGCCCATCGCCAGGATCAACTTGGGATGGAGGAAGGTTACGCCATCGGGGCGGTGGATTATCTATTTAAGCCGTTCAACCCGCTGGCGCTACAAACTAAGGTGGATTTTTTCATCGAGCTGTTTTTGAAATCGAAGCGGCTGGAAGTTCTGGTCAAGGAACGCACCCGGGAGATCGTACGCTTGAAGGAGCAATTGGAGGCTGAAAACGTTTATCTTCGCGAGGAGATCAAAACCATCAGCCATCATGAAATCCTCGGTTGCAGCAAAGCTATCCAGCGTGTTTTGGCCGCCGTCAAACAAGTGGCGGGGACGCCCACAACGGTATTGGTATTGGGCGAAACGGGCAGCGGCAAGGAATTGCTTGCCCGGGCGATTCATGAGCAAAGCCCGCGCCAGCCGCGCTCCATGGTCAAGGTCAACTGTGCGGCGCTTCCGACCAACCTGATTGAAAGCGAATTGTTTGGCCGGGAAAAGGGTGCCTTCACCGGTGCCCATACCAGTGCAGCGGGACGGTTTGAGTTGGCGGATGGTTCCTCATTGTTCCTGGATGAAATTGGAGAACTCCCCTTGGAACTGCAGACCAAACTACTCCGGGTGCTCCAGGAAGGCCAGTTTGAGCGGGTGGGTAGCACCAAAACCTTGAAAGTGGATGTGCGGTTAATTACCGCCACGAATCGCGACCTTGGCCGCGCGGTTCGCGAAGGCCGGTTTCGCGAGGATTTATATTATCGCCTCAATGTGTTTCCCATTACCGTGCCGCCGTTGCGCGAGCGGCGCGAGGATATTCCCATTTTGGTGCGTGCGTTCGTGCAGGAGTTTGCCACTCGCATGAGCAAGCGCATTCAAACGATTCCACGCAAAGCACTGGATATGCTCACGCAATATAACTGGCCTGGCAATGTGCGCGAACTGCGTAATATTGTGGAGCGTGCCATGATTCTATCGCCCGGTCCAGCCTTGCAAGTCGAGTTGCCGCAGTTCGCCAATTACCCCGATCCTGTGTCTGGTCGCTTGAAGGATGTTGAGCGGGACCATATCCTGGCCGTTTTGGACAAAGTCAACTGGCGCATACGCGGTTCGCAAGGAGCTGCAGAAATCCTGGCGCTAAAGCCAACGACGCTCGAAGCCCGCATGAAAAAACTGGGCTTGGAACGCATCAAACGGTAG
- a CDS encoding TlyA family RNA methyltransferase encodes MIHAETMRTPTAKPVRLDVALVERGLCDSREKAKRAILSGQVKVNGHTAQKASDLASLADLVELIAPENFVSRGGYKLEHALEHFQLEVTALTVLDIGASTGGFTDCLLQRGAAKVYAVDVGRGQLAWKLRCDSRVVVMEKTNARSLNPANFNPGFVTADLAVIDCSFISLRKILTPVAALVKSGGDLVALIKPQFEAGKAEADEGEGVITDPEIHRRILVELEAFVAGLGNLTWQGVTPSPLLGPAGNKEFLVRLHKPA; translated from the coding sequence GTGATTCATGCCGAAACCATGCGGACGCCAACGGCAAAACCCGTCCGGCTGGATGTGGCGCTGGTGGAGCGCGGCCTGTGCGATAGCCGTGAGAAAGCCAAACGCGCCATCCTATCCGGCCAGGTGAAGGTGAACGGACACACGGCGCAAAAGGCCAGCGACCTGGCGTCGCTGGCGGATTTGGTTGAACTGATTGCGCCTGAAAATTTTGTAAGCCGGGGCGGTTACAAACTCGAACATGCCTTGGAGCATTTTCAGTTGGAGGTCACCGCCCTCACCGTGTTGGATATTGGTGCTTCCACTGGAGGTTTTACCGATTGCCTGTTGCAACGCGGCGCCGCCAAAGTGTATGCCGTGGACGTCGGGCGCGGACAATTGGCTTGGAAACTGAGGTGCGATTCGCGCGTGGTGGTCATGGAAAAAACCAATGCGCGTTCCCTGAATCCGGCCAATTTCAATCCCGGATTTGTAACCGCTGACCTGGCGGTGATTGACTGTTCCTTTATTTCCCTGCGGAAAATCCTCACGCCCGTCGCCGCCCTGGTGAAATCTGGTGGGGACTTGGTGGCTTTGATCAAACCGCAGTTTGAAGCCGGCAAGGCCGAAGCAGACGAGGGGGAGGGTGTGATCACGGATCCGGAAATTCACCGCCGGATTTTGGTGGAATTGGAAGCATTCGTCGCGGGTCTGGGCAACTTAACCTGGCAGGGTGTCACTCCCTCGCCGCTTTTAGGCCCGGCGGGCAATAAGGAATTTTTAGTACGGCTGCACAAACCAGCCTGA
- a CDS encoding alpha/beta hydrolase produces MCFLLFGLTVLQVRAQRGSYESPAVWHATQTVTNTENKAEFVQREGTPLKIVLHFPKGEYVEAPVVVWLPPYWDSPSTSRCPIKYLTKFGYVVACVEYRSSKVAPFPAQLYDCKAAVRWLRLNAAQYHLAADHIAVYGAVGGAHLAALLGTTGDIKELEGTDNPGASSKVQAVCAISPPVNFSLIKTNESYLASAYVAPARLLGGPIGDLPEEAQVANPSRYADYKSAPFFIVQGTRDWTNPQYQSVLLHYSLASKGVRTQLKLVRGWHFTEPPEEVVYDMHFFLEKYLKVRKVYPTGDGAVQ; encoded by the coding sequence GTGTGTTTTTTGCTGTTCGGGTTGACCGTCCTCCAAGTGCGGGCTCAGCGGGGCTCTTACGAGTCGCCCGCCGTCTGGCATGCAACGCAAACCGTGACCAATACCGAGAACAAGGCCGAGTTTGTGCAGCGTGAGGGAACGCCACTCAAAATCGTTTTACATTTCCCCAAAGGGGAGTATGTCGAAGCGCCGGTGGTGGTATGGCTGCCACCCTACTGGGATTCCCCCAGCACATCACGTTGTCCGATAAAATACCTGACCAAATTTGGATACGTCGTGGCCTGTGTGGAGTATCGTTCGTCCAAGGTCGCGCCTTTCCCAGCCCAGTTGTACGATTGCAAGGCCGCCGTTCGCTGGTTGCGCCTGAATGCTGCCCAGTACCATTTGGCCGCCGACCATATCGCAGTTTATGGGGCCGTCGGCGGAGCACATCTGGCAGCATTACTCGGCACCACTGGCGATATTAAGGAATTGGAAGGCACGGATAACCCGGGGGCGTCCAGCAAGGTTCAAGCAGTCTGCGCCATTTCGCCGCCGGTAAATTTCAGTCTGATCAAAACCAATGAGTCCTATCTGGCATCAGCCTATGTCGCACCCGCTCGGTTGCTTGGCGGCCCCATAGGAGATTTACCGGAGGAAGCGCAGGTGGCGAATCCATCCCGGTACGCCGACTATAAATCCGCTCCGTTCTTTATTGTTCAAGGCACACGTGATTGGACTAATCCCCAGTATCAAAGCGTGCTGCTCCACTACTCCTTGGCTAGCAAAGGCGTTCGCACCCAATTAAAGCTGGTGCGCGGATGGCATTTTACCGAACCGCCCGAGGAAGTCGTTTACGACATGCACTTCTTTTTGGAAAAATATTTAAAAGTGCGCAAAGTTTATCCCACCGGTGATGGGGCGGTGCAATAA
- the hisH gene encoding imidazole glycerol phosphate synthase subunit HisH — MIALIDYGSGNLRSVEKALLQVGADVRRVTRPEGLRDAAAVVLPGVGAFDDCIHALQRQELLAACRAFIQTGRPFLGICVGYQALFEKSEEFNSCAAGLGIFKGRVVRFSGAGGIKVPQIGWNQVALAQADCPLFKELPDRSYFYFVHSYYPQPVDDSIVAARTEYGETFASAIAWNNVFATQFHPEKSQKVGLQLLRNFVSLVKS, encoded by the coding sequence ATGATTGCGTTGATTGATTATGGCTCCGGCAACTTGCGCAGCGTGGAAAAGGCACTGCTGCAAGTCGGGGCGGACGTACGGCGGGTCACGCGACCGGAAGGTCTGCGCGACGCGGCCGCGGTGGTGTTGCCGGGCGTGGGGGCGTTTGATGATTGCATCCATGCGTTGCAACGGCAGGAATTGCTGGCCGCGTGCCGGGCGTTTATTCAGACGGGGCGTCCCTTCCTTGGTATCTGCGTGGGGTATCAGGCGCTGTTCGAGAAGAGCGAGGAATTCAACAGTTGCGCCGCTGGTTTGGGCATATTCAAGGGGCGGGTGGTGCGTTTCAGCGGGGCGGGCGGCATCAAGGTGCCGCAAATTGGCTGGAACCAGGTTGCCCTGGCCCAGGCGGATTGTCCCCTATTTAAAGAACTTCCAGATCGCAGCTACTTTTATTTCGTGCATAGCTATTATCCGCAGCCGGTGGATGATTCGATTGTTGCCGCGCGGACGGAATATGGCGAAACGTTTGCTTCGGCCATTGCCTGGAATAATGTCTTTGCCACCCAGTTTCATCCCGAAAAAAGCCAGAAAGTCGGGTTGCAACTGTTGCGTAATTTTGTATCGCTGGTAAAATCCTGA
- the trxB gene encoding thioredoxin-disulfide reductase, whose protein sequence is MSVEKIIIIGTGCAGLTAAIYTARAGLNPLVLAGPMPGGLLTTTSVVENFPGFPEGVEGYDLMTRMQQQAERFGARVHSGALEAVDVSQSPFALTVDGEKIQAQTLIVASGAGHRHLGLESETKLDKRGVTYCATCDGALPIFRNQPLVVAGGGDSACEEAQYLTRFGSVVYLVHRRDTLRASKIMAERTLANPKIKPVWDSVITEVLDVAQNKVIGVRLKNVKTGVESALTCAGVFVAIGHVPNTQLFKGILNQDENGYIIPVAGTATNVPGIFVAGDCADHVYRQAITAAGMGCAAAIDCERYLGALNQ, encoded by the coding sequence ATGAGTGTTGAAAAAATTATCATTATTGGAACCGGCTGCGCTGGTTTGACGGCGGCGATCTATACGGCGCGCGCCGGCCTGAACCCGCTGGTGCTGGCTGGTCCCATGCCCGGCGGGCTGCTGACCACCACCAGTGTGGTGGAGAATTTTCCCGGCTTTCCGGAAGGGGTGGAGGGCTACGATCTCATGACCCGCATGCAACAGCAGGCGGAGCGCTTTGGCGCGCGCGTTCACTCTGGTGCGCTGGAAGCGGTGGATGTTTCGCAGTCGCCGTTTGCGCTCACGGTGGATGGCGAAAAAATTCAGGCCCAGACGTTGATCGTTGCCAGCGGGGCGGGGCACCGGCATCTTGGGTTGGAAAGCGAAACCAAGTTGGATAAACGCGGGGTGACCTATTGCGCCACCTGCGATGGCGCGCTGCCGATTTTCCGCAACCAGCCGTTGGTGGTGGCGGGCGGCGGCGATTCCGCTTGCGAAGAGGCCCAGTACTTGACGCGCTTTGGATCGGTGGTTTACCTGGTGCATCGCCGGGACACGCTACGCGCCTCGAAAATCATGGCGGAACGCACCTTGGCCAACCCGAAAATCAAGCCGGTGTGGGATTCCGTCATTACCGAAGTTCTCGACGTGGCGCAGAACAAGGTCATCGGGGTGCGTCTGAAAAATGTCAAGACCGGGGTGGAATCGGCGCTCACCTGCGCGGGGGTGTTTGTGGCCATCGGCCATGTGCCCAACACGCAACTGTTCAAGGGCATCCTGAATCAGGATGAGAATGGCTATATCATTCCTGTGGCAGGCACCGCCACAAATGTGCCGGGCATCTTTGTGGCGGGTGATTGCGCGGACCATGTCTATCGCCAGGCTATCACCGCCGCCGGCATGGGATGCGCCGCCGCTATTGATTGCGAACGGTATTTGGGGGCGCTGAATCAGTAG
- a CDS encoding NAD(+)/NADH kinase encodes MNAKSNIKCVGLLANTEKKAGLHAVVTAATLIQKAGVSICAESATAQCCNLDCETFDVPAQLAARCNLILVFGGDGTMLRAAHDLDGSATPVLGINLGGLGFLTGASVREMNTVLPQVLAGQYAIESRPLIEAHTQHGDHPQTHPALNEFVMGRKTGSRMVELEVFVDGQELTRYRCDGLIISSPTGSTAYSLSAGGAIVSPSAEVFTLTPICPHTLSNRSIILSLNSEISVKVLCKTPEITLSGDGERLLDVLCGDCVRIVRSRHAFRLVHLAGSSFFKTLRQKLHWSGAHI; translated from the coding sequence ATGAACGCCAAATCCAACATCAAATGCGTCGGGCTGCTGGCCAACACCGAAAAAAAGGCGGGGTTGCACGCCGTGGTGACGGCCGCCACGCTGATCCAAAAGGCGGGGGTAAGTATTTGCGCGGAGTCCGCCACCGCGCAGTGTTGCAATCTGGACTGCGAAACGTTTGACGTTCCCGCGCAACTGGCCGCGCGCTGCAACTTGATCCTGGTCTTTGGCGGAGATGGCACCATGTTGCGGGCAGCGCATGACCTCGATGGATCCGCTACCCCAGTACTGGGCATCAACTTGGGCGGACTGGGCTTTTTAACAGGTGCCTCCGTGCGCGAAATGAACACGGTACTGCCGCAAGTGTTGGCGGGACAATACGCCATCGAATCCCGCCCGCTGATCGAAGCGCACACCCAGCACGGCGATCACCCGCAAACCCATCCAGCGCTCAACGAATTTGTGATGGGGCGCAAAACCGGGTCGCGCATGGTGGAACTGGAGGTTTTTGTGGACGGCCAAGAACTGACCCGGTATCGCTGCGACGGGTTGATCATCAGTTCGCCGACGGGTTCCACCGCCTATTCGCTTTCTGCGGGCGGCGCGATTGTGAGTCCATCGGCAGAAGTGTTTACCCTAACGCCGATTTGTCCGCACACCCTGTCCAATCGTTCGATCATTCTCAGTCTGAATTCGGAAATCTCTGTCAAGGTATTGTGTAAAACCCCGGAAATTACGCTCTCGGGCGATGGCGAGCGTTTGCTGGATGTGCTGTGCGGGGATTGTGTCCGCATTGTCCGCAGCCGTCATGCATTTCGGTTGGTCCACCTGGCTGGAAGCTCATTCTTCAAAACACTGCGTCAAAAGCTCCATTGGAGCGGAGCGCATATTTAA
- a CDS encoding sigma-70 family RNA polymerase sigma factor, with the protein MKRILKKANRTNMAGNLKKVTTSGTRNGRVSVLPVNRAVNHFRRPTIAEVPRNTVAFPEPVRLTESADSLTLYMREVGQVELITPQEEVILAKKIKRGDAAAREKMIRANLRLVVKIAREYEGYGLPLLDLINEGNIGLMRAVEKFDPAKGGKLSTYSSWWIKQSIRRGIANQAKTVRLPIHMLDKMAKVRRVVNHLTDAFGQEPSDEEVAAEMGLSVKRINRIRSAGVQTSSMDAPVGDDSSNRMGDLIADERAVLPHEQIDHQTMLDMLGDLIDRLPERELNILRLRFGLDGGGERSLEDIGSEFGVTRERIRQLQNLALLKLRKMIEARDASRVAA; encoded by the coding sequence ATGAAACGGATATTGAAAAAGGCAAATCGGACTAATATGGCAGGCAACCTCAAAAAAGTTACCACTAGCGGGACACGAAACGGAAGGGTGTCCGTATTACCAGTAAACAGGGCTGTCAATCATTTCCGGAGACCGACCATAGCTGAAGTTCCACGTAATACCGTGGCATTTCCCGAGCCTGTACGTCTCACCGAGTCGGCGGATAGTTTGACCCTCTACATGCGGGAAGTAGGGCAAGTTGAACTAATTACGCCTCAAGAGGAAGTAATCCTGGCCAAGAAAATCAAACGTGGCGACGCGGCGGCTCGGGAGAAGATGATTCGTGCGAATTTACGGTTGGTGGTGAAGATTGCCCGCGAATATGAAGGCTACGGCCTCCCGCTATTGGACCTCATCAATGAGGGCAACATCGGGTTGATGCGGGCAGTAGAAAAGTTTGATCCCGCCAAGGGTGGCAAGTTATCCACTTACAGCTCTTGGTGGATAAAGCAATCCATTCGGCGCGGAATAGCCAACCAAGCCAAGACGGTGAGATTGCCCATTCACATGCTGGATAAAATGGCCAAGGTGCGCCGGGTAGTCAACCATTTGACCGATGCTTTTGGGCAGGAACCCTCTGATGAAGAAGTAGCAGCCGAAATGGGGCTGTCGGTGAAGCGTATCAATCGGATTCGTAGCGCCGGGGTGCAAACATCTTCGATGGATGCTCCGGTGGGTGATGATTCCTCCAATCGCATGGGCGATCTCATTGCCGATGAGCGCGCGGTGCTGCCACACGAGCAAATTGACCACCAAACCATGCTCGATATGTTGGGCGATCTGATTGACCGTTTGCCGGAGCGCGAGTTGAATATTCTGCGGCTTCGCTTTGGTCTGGATGGCGGTGGCGAGCGGTCGCTTGAGGATATTGGCAGCGAGTTCGGTGTGACGCGCGAGCGGATTCGCCAATTGCAAAATCTGGCCCTCCTCAAATTGCGCAAGATGATCGAGGCGCGCGATGCCTCTCGCGTTGCCGCCTGA
- a CDS encoding NADH-quinone oxidoreductase subunit B family protein has product MLKNLCQQMFGRSLWVYHANSGGCNGCDIEVLNVLTPYYDAERFGIKLVGSPRHADVMLCQGPAMRSTAKSLKRAYDAMPAPKLVFAIGSCACGGGIWFDMYNVMGPVEKVLPVNFYIPGCPPRPEAIIYGVAVAVGIVDKKTAPVQFKQMEYPIPRYHPEDLRGRDEMVVYEKVEKI; this is encoded by the coding sequence ATGTTGAAGAATCTGTGCCAGCAAATGTTTGGCCGCTCACTCTGGGTCTATCACGCCAACAGTGGCGGCTGCAACGGCTGCGACATTGAGGTGCTGAATGTGCTCACCCCGTATTATGACGCGGAGCGGTTCGGCATCAAACTGGTGGGGTCGCCCCGCCATGCGGATGTGATGCTCTGCCAGGGGCCGGCCATGCGCAGCACCGCCAAATCGCTCAAGCGCGCGTATGACGCCATGCCCGCCCCCAAACTGGTGTTTGCCATCGGTTCCTGCGCGTGCGGCGGCGGCATCTGGTTCGACATGTATAATGTGATGGGACCGGTGGAGAAAGTTTTGCCGGTCAATTTTTACATTCCCGGCTGCCCGCCCCGCCCCGAGGCCATCATTTACGGCGTCGCCGTCGCCGTCGGCATCGTGGATAAAAAGACCGCGCCGGTGCAGTTCAAGCAAATGGAATATCCCATCCCGCGGTATCACCCGGAGGATTTGCGCGGCCGGGATGAGATGGTGGTGTACGAAAAAGTGGAGAAAATCTAG